In the Desulfonauticus submarinus genome, AGGTTGCATTTTAACCCAAAAAGGTAAAATTTCTAGGAAAGGATATTTCTTTTGTTTTAAAATTAAACCGTTACTTAGGAACACCAAGCCCCCACATTCGGCATAAACTTTACCACCATGTTGAATAAAGTCTTTTAATTTTATAATAAGATTTTGATTTTGGCTAAGTTCTTTTGCATATAATTCAGGGTATCCTCCTCCGATATATAATCCATTAATATTTTTAAAAGAAATATTTTGATCAAAGCTGGATGCAAAGACCAATTCTACTCCAGCCCTTTGAAGGGCATTTAAATTGGCTTGATAATAGAAATTAAAGGCTTTGTCCTTAATAATCATTAGTTTGGGTTTAGATTGTATTGGTTTAGATTTTTGAACCATAGATGTTGTTTTTGTTGAATTTTTTAAGGAGCTTAAAATGTAGTCTAAGTTGATATATTTTTCTCCGTTTTGAGAAAATTGTTTTAATTCTGTTTTTGAAAAATTCACTTCACTTTTTAAGCCCAGATGTCTACTTTTTAATTCTGGCAATTTCCCTTTAGGAACTGCTCCAATTAAAGGCGGAAGATTTGCTTGTTTTAGGATGTTTGCAAAGATTTCTTTTTGTTTTTCCGAAGAATAATTGTTTAAAATAATACCTTTTATTTGTTTGCCTGCAGGTTTAAAATTGATTAATCCATAAATTATAGCTCCAAAAGTTTGAGCCAACTTTAGAGGATTGACAACTAAAAAAACAGGAATGTCTAGGGCTAAGGCAAGATCTGCGCAAGAATTTTTGCCTGTTTTGTCTCCATCATAATAGCCCATTA is a window encoding:
- a CDS encoding cobyrinate a,c-diamide synthase; translated protein: MSKSFMLAGLSSGSGKTSLSLALISALSQKGYEIFPFKVGPDYLDPMYLSKVAQKPCLNLDLFFSPLAHIKSLLNTKGINLIEGVMGYYDGDKTGKNSCADLALALDIPVFLVVNPLKLAQTFGAIIYGLINFKPAGKQIKGIILNNYSSEKQKEIFANILKQANLPPLIGAVPKGKLPELKSRHLGLKSEVNFSKTELKQFSQNGEKYINLDYILSSLKNSTKTTSMVQKSKPIQSKPKLMIIKDKAFNFYYQANLNALQRAGVELVFASSFDQNISFKNINGLYIGGGYPELYAKELSQNQNLIIKLKDFIQHGGKVYAECGGLVFLSNGLILKQKKYPFLEILPFWVKMQPKRVKLGYVQVKVVQDAGWFKQGSILKGHEFHYSEIIEPIPKNLNNVYTVFDSAGNKQNTFGIKIKNVLASYVHLYFAHDYKVITEMINFLKH